A window from Scyliorhinus canicula chromosome 19, sScyCan1.1, whole genome shotgun sequence encodes these proteins:
- the LOC119953991 gene encoding interferon alpha-F-like: protein MALASIWRFVTVLFLLSGTLSLGCERLQLQQVLNTETLSKLNEMGGSFPRHCIKHRHALKTKPLNLVKLSKGLEKEDQIQIVHQTLRHISKIYSMNLGSVTWDRDTVENLRLLLDRQLSELEECVRNQGSEHKMRRNSTIHNYFRKLEKFLNQEKFSDCAWEIIRTDTRARLQQMLFIMLQISRRN, encoded by the exons atGGCTCTGGCGAGTATTTGGAGGTTTGTGACGGTGTTGTTCCTCTTGTCCGGGACCCTCAGTCTGGGCTGTGAGAGGCTGCAGTTACAGCAAGTTCTTAACACAGAGACACTCAGCAAACTGAATGAAATG GGTGGTTCCTTTCCCAGACACTGTATAAAACACAGGCACGCGCTGAAAACCAAGCCCTTGAACCTGGTGAAACTTTCGAAGGGATTAGAG AAAGAGGATCAGATCCAGATTGTCCATCAGACCCTGCGTCACATCAGCAAGATCTACAGCATGAACCTGGGCTCAGTCACCTGGGACCGGGACACGGTGGAAAACCTCCGCCTTCTCCTGGACCGACAGCTCAGTGAGCTGGAAGAATGTGTCAGGAATCAGGGATCAGAGcataagatgaggagaaactccACCATTCATAATTACTTTAGGAAACTGGAGAAGTTTCTCAATCAGGAG AAATTCAGTGACTGTGCCTGGGAAATAATCCGCACTGACACCAGGGCCCGATTACAACAGATGCTTTTCATAATGCTGCAAATCAGCAGAAGAAACTGA